From the Thomasclavelia ramosa DSM 1402 genome, the window ACATCTGAAAGAAAAAGTTTCACCAGTGACCCATTTTGACAATGTCGTTAATTATGGTTAATTTTACAGTGTTGTAATCTTTTTATAATTATGCCTATAATTTTGTCATAAAGGAGGGGTAAATAATGTTAAATACTGTAGCATTAGTAGGGAGATTAGTAGATATCCCGGAAATGAAAACAACGATTGGAGGTGTAAAAGTAGCAAATGCAACTATTCAAATCGAACAAGGTTTTAAAAATAGTCTTGGTGCATTTGAAAATGATTACATTGTTGTAAGTTTATGGCGCGGTATCGCTGAAATGATTATTGATTGTGCAAGACCAGGATGCATGATTGCAGTTAAAGGAAGACTGCATTCGAGAACATTAGAATGTGCCGAGTCAAAACAAATTACTTCAATTGAAGTAATTGCAGAACGAGTTTCTTTATTAGATAAATATTTCAAAAACTATGATTAAATATCATTTGAGTTTAACCGGCTTATTTGTTATAATGATTTAACGAAAGTGGGTGAAAAAATGACTATTGATCAAAGTAAAATTAGAAATTTTTCAATTATCGCACATATCGATCATGGTAAAAGCACCCTAGCAGATCGAATTTTGCAAATAACTGGAGCTGTCGCAGATCGTGAAATGAAGGCACAGTTACTCGATAGTATGGATTTAGAGCGAGAAAGAGGAATTACCATCAAATTAAACGCAGTTCAACTGAATTATACTGCTAAAGATGGTCAAACATATTTGTTACATTTAATTGATACACCAGGCCATGTCGACTTTACTTATGAGGTATCGAGATCGTTGGCTGCTTGTGAAGGTGCAATATTAGTTGTTGATTCAGTGCAGGGAGTTGAAGCACAAACGTTGGCAAATGTGTATTTGGCTCTAGATAATAATTTAGAAATATTGCCAGTTATTAATAAAATCGATTTGCCAAGTGCTGATCCGCAACGAGTTATACGTGAAGTTGAAGAAGTTATTGGTTTGCCGGCAGATCATGCACCGTTGATTTCAGCAAAGAGCGGTTTAAATGTTGAAGAAGTTCTTGAAAAAGTTGTACAGGAATTTCCTGCTCCTAGTGGAGATGTGAATAATCCAACACAAGCTTTGATTTTTGATTCTTATTATGATAGTTATCGCGGAGTAATTGTATTTGTTAGGGTTAAAGAAGGAACTATTAACGTTGGAGATCATGTGAAGTTTATGGCAACAGGAGCAACATATGAAGTAACTGAATTAGGTGTAAGAACTCCTCGTGAAGTAAAAA encodes:
- a CDS encoding single-stranded DNA-binding protein; this encodes MLNTVALVGRLVDIPEMKTTIGGVKVANATIQIEQGFKNSLGAFENDYIVVSLWRGIAEMIIDCARPGCMIAVKGRLHSRTLECAESKQITSIEVIAERVSLLDKYFKNYD